Genomic window (Cryptococcus neoformans var. grubii H99 chromosome 9, complete sequence):
CAGCTACAAAACATCATGATgcctcctttccttccattaGATCAGATCACCCGCTTTCCCCTTGCACACTCGCCTACTTGATTCTTTCGTAGCAGGTTCTCTGAAACCCAAAAATGTCCCATGATCGATTACCTCCCATAAGCCTCCTGCCGTCCATAGTATTGTCCATTCCACGTCCTATCATCCACCCAACCGCCTGACTGGCCGTACatccctccccctcctcctccctctcctccacctgtACCCGCCGCAAACGAGCTATATTGCGGTGCCTGGTGGTACTCGTATCCCTGCCCCCCATACCCCCCACCACCATGCCCATCCCTTTCGTATCCCTGCCCAGAGGCAGAAAAAGTATCTCCGTACCCCTGCTGTGAATACCTCTGGCCTGGAGGATAAACCTGACCGTGGTCGTAGTCGCTATTTGGCCTACCATACCCCCCCGCACCAGCACCAACTCCGGAACCGGCCATCAATGGTTCCACTGACGCACGAGACTCGTAACCCCTTTGGAGAGCCGGCTGGGGCGCTGCCACCCGCGACATCTGCATCATTCCGCCCGACTGGGACTGGGTTGGTGGAGGGCCATAGTATGTATCTCCATTTGCTGGCACGTATTTTGTATTTCGGGCAGCGGCGGCGCCGGCACCTCGACGACGGCAACATGAGCGATAGATGCAGCGCGCGATGAAAAACAGGATGGCGAGGACGATCAACCCTACGATGATTGTGACTGGGATTGAGATTTGGAGGTTTTGTCTGTACCATGCTGCGGCGGTAGCTTGCCATGATCCGGATTCACATGTCTGGTTGTAACAATGGCCGCCGTAACCtgaaaaaaataaataaataaaatGATCAGCCCACAAACACACGTTGTTTCTCAATTTTTTTCTGGAAAAGAGCACTCGGGGGACTTACCGCATGGGGACCCATCCACCAGAGGGGTTTGAAGTACCACACAAGAGCTTCTAAAAACAACAATAGGATTTTAGTCTCTCTTCTCGACCCGACCTTGGCACTTGGgatcatttttttttcactCACGTCGAATTCGGATCCTTACACGTGACCACACAGCTCGTATCATCCCTTTGCCCACACGCTTCGCTCAAACCCATAGTCGCCCCCACCGTCCTACACTGCTGATCCAAACTCGTACACGTCCCGCTCGCACACTTCAACCCATCCGATCCACAGCTCGTCCCGTCTTCCGCCGTCTGATCCTCTGGACAGTTTGCAGAGGTGCCGGTACAGTATTCGGGGTAGTCGCAGATATCGTTAACGGCCGGGCGGCAGGTGGTGTTGGAGGGTGAGTATTGGCAAGAGGAGGTACAGCATGCAGAGTTGGAAGGGTCGCAGACGGCGCCAGAGGTGAATTTACAGGCTTTTAAACGAAGAGATTAGTTTTTTATTtcgactttttttttttttccaaggaagaaaatggGATTGCGGGGAAGACTTTTATGACTTACTGGAAGAGTCGCAGCATGACGAAGTCGTGTTTCCTCCCGGATCGcaatcctctccatcttccacaaTCCCATCTATTTCTTTATCAGCACGTTGATGACCGGGAAAcaaaaagggagaagaaaactCACTACCACACTGCTGTAAACTGATAACACTTCTATCCCCCGGCGTTTGTATACAGCTCGTCGACACGGCTCTATTTCCAATATTACTGCATATATTTCCCAGCGTACATCCCGAGAACGTTTGTTCTGTCGTGGATGTGGTGGGATTCATGATAAATTGGCCGTTTGCATTGCACGTCGATGTTGTTAAAGGACAACAAGAGCCAGAGAGAGAGCAGCCTGATGTACAATCATGAATGGCCCCAAATCTATACAAGGTGTTGCAGTACATTCGTCAGCAAACATGTACTGTATTTCTTTTCCCCGCACACCAGCGCAGACCCCCCACCCCGACCCCTAAAAAAACGAAAACGTAAGAAAAGTGCGACACTCACCCATGTCCGATTTCATGAGCGATCAAACTCCACTCCGTCTTGGTAGCGGTACTAATACCTGTCCCCGAAACTGTCCCCGAACTCTGCTGCGAGCTATCCGTCTGACACAACGTCCCGAGCCACGCTACCCCCACTTCCGAGTCTGTCGGGCACGCACTCATCAAATGCCAAAGACCGGCTCCATCGTCCCCCTTGGCTCCTCTCCACGCGCTGAAATCGCCCAGTCTTGTATCGAGGGTAATGTTCGTGTCGCAACCTACGTTCCATTCTTCCCCTGATACGGGCGTAGAGGGGCAAGTGATGTTTTGTACTTGGAGCTCGATGATACCGAGGGAGATTTTGAATGATGATTTATACAGTGCTGAAACTTGGTTCCAGTTGTTGAGGACTTGAGTTCGGGCGGCATCGGCGGAACCGTAAGCGGCGACATAGTTGCAGTCCAGAGCGACGCCCATGTAAACAATCTTTTGGGTATCGGGACAACCGCTGGTATCGTTGATCGAGCCTATATAGTTGGACGAACCGGTCATACCGCCCGTATCGCCTCTTTTCCAGAACATGCCCAAAgggttgaggaaggaatagGAAGAGGTATCATGGGTGGAGAACGTGTTGAATACGGGGTTGGAGAGATCGTTGAATTCCAACGAATCGTGGGAACAAGAAGGTATTGTTTTGTTGGTGCCTTGGTCGTGCCTCATGTCACTTTGCCGGAAAATTACCATTTGGCCCATACCTTGGACATTGACATCTTCCCATGTCTTCACCCTCTCATAATTCTCCCTAGTCATTACATTATACAGCTCTCCATCGACAGTGAATGATCCTTCCCATACTGCATCATGTCCGTCAAGATCGCCGGGATGGTGAACCATCACGCTCGCTCGACCATGGATCTGTGACCTCTCTGACAATGGCTGGTGAGCTCCAATAGCATAGAGAGCGGTCAATCTATCGATGTAGCTCGGGTGAACTACTTCACCAGTATACAATCTccagtcttcttctctcaatTCTCCAATTACTTGTTGCCCATGCTTTATCCGAGCATCAGGGTGGAACATGTGTTCCGAGGGTTGTACAAATAACTTTACTTTGAAAGGTAAGAGATCAGGAAGGTCGAGAGTAAGAACGAGGCTATCGGAATGTTTGAGAGTAGACGGTggcggagggagaagggtCGAGTATCGTGGGACGAGCCCATTTTTAGGTCTGCGAGGGAGGATGGATAAGTGAGAGGTGGCTGTTGTCAGTCTCCGCAGAGGGGCAGGGTGAGGTGATCGGGCTGtcgaaagaaaaaaaaaaaaaaaactctTTAGCATCAAGCCAGAGGACACGGAAAGACATACCATCTACTGGTGTCAAGAGTACCACCACGACGACCAAGACGAGCCACAGGAGGTGTATAGGTGGAGGCCTCCATTGCTTCGTCGTTCTCCACATGATACTTATTGTATCTTCCAGTCTCAAAGTATTTGAAAAGTCGTGCGTTTCGCTGTCGAGTGAAAAAATGAATGTTGCTGACTGTTGCCGATTGCCGTTTGAAACGAAGAGGACAAAGGACGACTGGGTTAGGGTGGCGGACTATACAAGACAGACGCTCGCTGAACGAAACGTTATGCTATGCCTTGCTGGTGGCGTGTCTTGATATATAGGAGTTTTATCGATGTAAATTAGGGCGTGATGTGGAAAGTGTGCTGCTGCGAGCGACGCTAGGAAAGGGTTACGGTAGCTGCGtagatgtggatgaggcTGTGTGGGTGTAGTAGTAGCTTTATAGCACAAGGGACGTTGCTGTTGCAGCTGCAATGGATAGagcggaggaagggatgggcgatggaaggggagatggaCGGGACTGGATGAAGAACGAAGACAGTGAGCGTCAATACGCACGCCAAGGAGA
Coding sequences:
- a CDS encoding zinc metalloprotease is translated as MWRTTKQWRPPPIHLLWLVLVVVVVLLTPVDARSPHPAPLRRLTTATSHLSILPRRPKNGLVPRYSTLLPPPPSTLKHSDSLVLTLDLPDLLPFKVKLFVQPSEHMFHPDARIKHGQQVIGELREEDWRLYTGEVVHPSYIDRLTALYAIGAHQPLSERSQIHGRASVMVHHPGDLDGHDAVWEGSFTVDGELYNVMTRENYERVKTWEDVNVQGMGQMVIFRQSDMRHDQGTNKTIPSCSHDSLEFNDLSNPVFNTFSTHDTSSYSFLNPLGMFWKRGDTGGMTGSSNYIGSINDTSGCPDTQKIVYMGVALDCNYVAAYGSADAARTQVLNNWNQVSALYKSSFKISLGIIELQVQNITCPSTPVSGEEWNVGCDTNITLDTRLGDFSAWRGAKGDDGAGLWHLMSACPTDSEVGVAWLGTLCQTDSSQQSSGTVSGTGISTATKTEWSLIAHEIGHGFGAIHDCTSGCSLSGSCCPLTTSTCNANGQFIMNPTTSTTEQTFSGCTLGNICSNIGNRAVSTSCIQTPGDRSVISLQQCGNGIVEDGEDCDPGGNTTSSCCDSSTCKFTSGAVCDPSNSACCTSSCQYSPSNTTCRPAVNDICDYPEYCTGTSANCPEDQTAEDGTSCGSDGLKCASGTCTSLDQQCRTVGATMGLSEACGQRDDTSCVVTCKDPNSTSSCVVLQTPLVDGSPCGYGGHCYNQTCESGSWQATAAAWYRQNLQISIPVTIIVGLIVLAILFFIARCIYRSCCRRRGAGAAAARNTKYVPANGDTYYGPPPTQSQSGGMMQMSRVAAPQPALQRGYESRASVEPLMAGSGVGAGAGGYGRPNSDYDHGQVYPPGQRYSQQGYGDTFSASGQGYERDGHGGGGYGGQGYEYHQAPQYSSFAAGTGGGEGGGGGGMYGQSGGWVDDRTWNGQYYGRQEAYGR